Proteins from one Prevotella sp. E2-28 genomic window:
- a CDS encoding response regulator, translated as MKKILVAEDNDSNYILMTYILKRSYEFERAVNGQEAVNMALTGNFDMVLMDIKMPVMDGLEATKAIKEKMPKLPVVALTANAFDSDRQLALEVGCDDFLTKPISSGKCLETIEKFIGK; from the coding sequence ATGAAAAAGATACTGGTAGCAGAGGACAATGATAGCAATTACATTCTGATGACCTATATCCTGAAGCGCTCATACGAATTTGAGCGTGCCGTAAACGGACAAGAGGCTGTGAATATGGCTCTGACGGGTAATTTTGATATGGTGTTGATGGATATTAAGATGCCCGTGATGGATGGACTGGAGGCTACGAAGGCTATCAAGGAGAAAATGCCTAAGCTTCCTGTGGTAGCATTGACGGCAAATGCTTTTGATAGCGACAGACAGTTGGCTCTTGAGGTAGGGTGCGATGATTTCCTGACAAAGCCTATCAGTAGCGGAAAGTGTTTGGAGACTATTGAAAAGTTCATTGGAAAATAA
- a CDS encoding TonB-dependent receptor — protein sequence MKKIVILSLCMLSAVEMTADNVKEAYFENANDTSRVIDLDEVVVIAQPKEGFLLRQQPLSSSAFGAQELQQMNVQSLGQLSDYVPSFVMPQYGSRLTSSMYIRGIGSRVNNSAVGIYYDHIPLMSKSAFNTHFYMLDRVDILRGPQGTLYGANSEGGIVRIYSKNPMSYQGTDVNLGVGSHFTRKAELAHYHRINEKLAFMVAGFYNGQDGFFKNTNFNTYNDEMNEAGAKVRLMWKPLDRLTFDLTSDYQYTIQNGFPYGLYDADKDESADPSTTFMNTYRRQMVNTGLTISYAFDDYLLTSTTSHQYLWDRMKMDQDYVVDDYMSLMQVQKMNALTQELVLRSKNTSRWQHTSGLFGSYQWLHTNAPVGMGDAMSNFITSQWGMPSYVASMLSFQNNRVPGDFRTPQLNLGAYHESNVLVSDRFKVTLGLRYDYNQVKIDYNTCTMFDLVVNMGPTPTSHSYLSEIISNQKHSYHQVLPKLALTYSLNEDGSNLYAVVSKGFRAGGYNLQMFSDIFQTEERSLGSQLASMMNSDYTVNHTSEQIENIDKTISYKPEESWNYEAGTHLSLFDGKVKADAALFFTKIRNQQLSVMAGTYGYGRMMVNAGKSYSCGAELALRGQAFDNHLSWGATYSFTHAVFKEYTDSVKTTSGYEPISYKDNNVPFIPQHQFSVSGDYRFDLNDNILKSIVLGVNVKGQGKTYWEADNNMYQKFYATMGAHLSLNMDKVVVDFWGRNLTNTTYNTFLVNSQLTKQSFAQRGLPLQVGADVRLHF from the coding sequence ATGAAAAAGATTGTTATATTAAGCCTCTGTATGTTATCGGCAGTCGAGATGACAGCGGATAATGTAAAAGAGGCTTATTTTGAAAATGCAAACGATACCAGTCGCGTAATAGATTTGGATGAGGTGGTTGTAATCGCCCAGCCAAAGGAAGGTTTCTTGTTGAGGCAGCAACCACTGAGTAGCAGCGCTTTTGGTGCTCAGGAATTGCAGCAGATGAATGTGCAGAGTCTGGGGCAGTTGTCCGACTATGTGCCTTCGTTTGTAATGCCGCAGTATGGCAGCCGTCTCACTTCCTCTATGTATATAAGAGGTATAGGCTCACGTGTGAATAACTCGGCTGTGGGTATTTACTATGATCACATCCCCCTGATGTCTAAATCAGCTTTTAATACCCATTTCTATATGTTGGATCGTGTGGACATACTGCGTGGTCCTCAGGGTACGCTCTATGGCGCTAATAGTGAGGGTGGTATCGTTCGTATCTACTCAAAGAACCCCATGAGTTACCAAGGTACAGATGTGAATCTTGGCGTTGGCTCACATTTTACCCGCAAGGCAGAGTTGGCTCATTATCATCGTATCAACGAGAAGTTAGCTTTCATGGTGGCAGGCTTCTATAACGGGCAGGATGGCTTCTTTAAGAACACGAATTTTAACACATATAATGATGAAATGAATGAGGCCGGCGCCAAGGTAAGACTGATGTGGAAACCCTTGGACCGGCTGACATTCGACCTGACCAGTGATTATCAGTACACCATACAGAATGGTTTCCCTTATGGCTTGTATGATGCAGATAAAGATGAGTCGGCCGATCCTTCTACCACTTTCATGAATACCTATCGTCGTCAGATGGTGAATACCGGTCTTACTATTTCGTATGCTTTTGATGATTATCTGCTGACATCTACTACCAGTCACCAGTATCTGTGGGACCGTATGAAGATGGATCAGGACTATGTGGTTGATGACTATATGAGTCTGATGCAGGTTCAGAAGATGAATGCGCTGACTCAGGAGTTGGTACTCCGTTCAAAGAATACGAGTCGCTGGCAGCACACCTCAGGTCTCTTTGGCAGTTATCAGTGGTTGCATACCAATGCTCCTGTAGGAATGGGGGATGCTATGAGTAATTTCATTACGAGCCAGTGGGGTATGCCTTCTTATGTAGCCAGTATGCTGTCGTTCCAGAATAACCGAGTGCCAGGCGATTTCCGCACACCTCAGTTGAACTTGGGTGCTTATCATGAGTCGAATGTGCTGGTATCTGACCGTTTCAAAGTTACACTAGGTCTGCGTTATGACTATAATCAGGTGAAGATTGATTATAATACGTGTACGATGTTTGATCTCGTTGTGAATATGGGACCAACTCCTACTTCACATTCTTATCTGTCGGAAATTATCTCTAATCAGAAACACAGCTATCATCAGGTGCTTCCTAAACTGGCTTTGACATATTCGTTGAATGAGGATGGAAGTAATCTCTATGCCGTAGTAAGCAAGGGCTTCCGTGCTGGCGGTTATAATCTGCAGATGTTTTCTGATATTTTCCAAACAGAGGAACGCAGTCTTGGCTCTCAGTTGGCCTCGATGATGAATAGTGATTACACTGTAAATCATACTTCAGAACAGATTGAAAATATAGATAAAACAATATCTTACAAACCAGAAGAGAGTTGGAACTATGAGGCTGGTACACACCTGAGTCTGTTTGACGGAAAGGTGAAAGCCGATGCCGCGTTATTCTTCACTAAGATTCGCAACCAGCAGTTGTCAGTGATGGCTGGCACCTATGGTTATGGACGTATGATGGTTAATGCTGGTAAGAGTTATAGTTGTGGTGCCGAACTGGCTCTGCGTGGACAGGCTTTTGATAATCATCTCTCTTGGGGTGCAACCTATAGTTTCACACATGCCGTGTTTAAAGAATATACTGATAGTGTGAAGACAACGTCTGGTTATGAGCCTATCAGCTATAAAGATAATAATGTACCTTTCATTCCCCAGCATCAGTTCAGCGTGAGTGGCGACTATCGCTTTGACTTGAATGATAATATATTGAAGAGTATAGTACTCGGCGTGAATGTCAAGGGTCAGGGTAAGACCTATTGGGAGGCAGATAATAATATGTACCAGAAGTTCTATGCAACAATGGGTGCCCACTTGTCACTGAATATGGATAAGGTGGTTGTGGACTTCTGGGGACGAAACTTAACCAACACAACTTACAATACATTCCTTGTCAACAGTCAGTTGACAAAACAGAGTTTTGCTCAGCGCGGCCTGCCTCTGCAGGTTGGCGCTGATGTGAGACTACATTTCTAA
- a CDS encoding MATE family efflux transporter — translation MAAHSLKRQLKVLTIPVFIEMALVMLLGAVDTVMLSRYSDNSVAAVGLDNQLVSLVFLVYQFFSMGAAILCAQYIGAGLRKKLVQVVGMALVLNLILGLSVSALLFFYAEQLLQLMGLRPELMGDGLVYLRLTGALSFFQALSLTFSASLRSADKVIYPMVVTGIVNILNILGNYALIFGRWGCPQLGVEGAAIATATSRAVAMVLLAIIHFRIHIPSFPIHYFRPIPWKELKNLLYIGIPAMSENISYCLSQVVITFFINQISNEALATRTYCHNIIMFVYLFCLSITQGGDILVGHLVGQQRHQAAYVLGNYFFRWSMIITLTGSALLALGGHDILSILTDNQEIITMGVWVLIIDWFLEIGRTANIFAGSTLRATGDTVYPFVVGIIFQWSIAVGLSYVIGIPLGFGLVGMWIGFALDENIRGVILMHRWRSGRWRTKGFVSKTAL, via the coding sequence ATGGCAGCTCACTCTTTGAAGCGACAGCTGAAAGTGCTCACCATCCCAGTATTCATCGAGATGGCGCTGGTGATGCTATTGGGTGCTGTTGATACCGTGATGCTAAGTCGCTACAGCGATAATAGTGTGGCGGCTGTAGGACTCGACAATCAACTTGTTTCACTTGTATTCCTTGTATATCAGTTCTTCTCAATGGGTGCAGCCATCCTCTGTGCCCAATATATTGGTGCAGGACTGAGAAAGAAACTGGTACAAGTGGTAGGTATGGCACTTGTGCTGAATCTCATACTCGGACTATCAGTAAGTGCACTATTGTTCTTCTATGCCGAGCAATTGCTACAGCTGATGGGATTACGACCAGAGTTGATGGGCGATGGATTGGTGTATTTACGACTAACTGGCGCTTTATCGTTCTTTCAGGCACTTTCACTTACGTTCTCGGCCTCGTTACGCAGTGCCGATAAGGTAATCTACCCAATGGTTGTGACTGGCATTGTCAATATCTTGAACATATTAGGTAATTATGCCCTTATTTTCGGACGTTGGGGCTGTCCGCAGTTAGGGGTTGAAGGAGCTGCTATTGCTACTGCCACCAGTCGCGCCGTTGCAATGGTATTACTGGCCATTATTCACTTCCGAATACACATCCCCAGTTTTCCAATCCACTATTTTCGCCCTATACCTTGGAAAGAATTAAAGAATTTGCTATACATCGGTATTCCTGCTATGAGCGAGAACATATCATACTGTCTGTCGCAAGTAGTCATCACCTTCTTCATCAATCAAATTAGCAATGAGGCATTGGCAACACGAACATACTGCCACAACATCATTATGTTTGTATATCTTTTCTGTCTAAGTATCACACAAGGAGGCGACATACTCGTAGGACACCTCGTAGGTCAACAGCGACATCAAGCTGCCTATGTACTCGGCAATTACTTTTTCCGATGGTCTATGATTATCACACTGACAGGTTCGGCCCTACTCGCACTTGGCGGACACGATATTCTCAGCATTCTTACTGATAATCAGGAAATCATCACAATGGGGGTCTGGGTACTTATTATCGACTGGTTCTTAGAAATTGGACGTACGGCAAACATCTTTGCCGGTAGCACACTCCGTGCCACGGGTGACACTGTTTATCCCTTTGTTGTAGGCATCATCTTCCAGTGGAGCATCGCTGTTGGCCTGAGTTACGTCATTGGCATTCCCCTTGGCTTTGGGCTCGTTGGCATGTGGATTGGTTTCGCCCTTGATGAGAACATCCGCGGCGTTATCCTTATGCATCGATGGCGGTCAGGCAGATGGCGCACGAAAGGATTTGTATCCAAGACGGCACTTTAA
- a CDS encoding TIGR04076 family protein encodes MPKVRITAIRQTIYTDLMAKYENPIEHTCDVKENQQWISIDGHCPEGLCPSAWDSMKPFVESLAQGKGNFYDGWMKNPMSAMISCNDGFRPFSFYIEAIND; translated from the coding sequence ATGCCAAAAGTACGAATTACGGCCATTCGCCAAACGATCTATACTGATTTAATGGCGAAATATGAAAATCCGATTGAACACACTTGCGATGTCAAGGAGAATCAGCAATGGATTTCCATTGACGGTCATTGTCCTGAGGGTTTGTGTCCTTCTGCATGGGACTCCATGAAACCGTTTGTAGAGTCATTGGCACAAGGCAAGGGAAACTTTTATGACGGTTGGATGAAGAATCCGATGAGTGCCATGATTAGCTGTAATGACGGCTTTCGCCCTTTTAGTTTTTATATTGAAGCCATCAACGATTAA
- a CDS encoding alpha-L-fucosidase — MILSSSVMAAAAQDDYRIPVSEEHEKMQTGQFEPTWQSLEQHQTPEWFRNAKFGIWAHWGAQCVEGSGDWMAREMYMEGNGKYKYHVEKYGHPSEFGYKDILPLFKAERWQPDSLVARYKRCGAQYFFVLGNHHDNYDLWDSKYQPWNSKNIGPKRDILAEWAAAAKKQGLPLGISFHADHAWTWFEPSQRYDLEGPKAGVWYDGNLTKEDGKGKWWEGLDPQMLYQQNHPMSKNSWDNGAIHRQWDWSHGACPPSPEFVTNFYDRTLDAINRYNPDMIYFDVTVLPFYPLSDCGLKIATHLYNKNPRGVVFGKILNEDQKKALTWDVERGAPNQMIEQPWQTCNCIGDWHYNTGTYRRGYRTATNIVKQLVDIVSKNGNLLLNIPLRADGTYDEKAAAFLDELEAWMSVNGESIFGTRPWVKFGEGPVAEKDIKINSQGFNEGQYNGMDYRDIRFNQTKKYLYVTAMGWPQDGKLIVKSLAKKNPNFKKSINNVYLLGFGKLKARQTAEGLEIQLPEPCNKIAPVLRIAK, encoded by the coding sequence ATGATTCTGAGCAGTTCCGTTATGGCAGCTGCGGCACAGGATGACTATCGTATTCCCGTGAGTGAGGAACATGAAAAGATGCAGACGGGACAGTTTGAGCCTACGTGGCAGTCACTTGAACAACATCAGACACCTGAATGGTTCCGTAATGCAAAGTTCGGTATATGGGCTCACTGGGGTGCACAGTGCGTAGAGGGTAGTGGCGACTGGATGGCTCGCGAGATGTATATGGAAGGTAATGGTAAGTACAAATACCACGTGGAAAAGTATGGCCATCCGTCCGAGTTTGGCTATAAGGATATCCTTCCGTTGTTCAAGGCCGAGCGCTGGCAGCCAGATAGTCTCGTGGCACGCTATAAACGTTGTGGTGCGCAGTATTTCTTCGTGTTAGGTAATCATCACGACAATTATGACTTGTGGGATTCAAAATATCAACCTTGGAATTCAAAGAATATCGGGCCTAAGCGTGATATTCTTGCAGAGTGGGCTGCTGCCGCCAAGAAGCAAGGATTGCCTTTGGGTATATCCTTCCATGCCGATCATGCATGGACATGGTTTGAACCTTCTCAACGTTATGACTTGGAAGGACCAAAAGCTGGCGTATGGTATGATGGTAATCTGACAAAAGAAGACGGAAAAGGAAAATGGTGGGAAGGACTTGACCCGCAAATGCTTTATCAGCAGAATCATCCTATGAGTAAGAACTCTTGGGATAATGGTGCTATTCACCGTCAGTGGGATTGGAGTCATGGTGCTTGTCCGCCATCACCAGAATTTGTTACTAACTTTTATGACCGTACACTCGATGCAATTAATCGCTATAACCCAGATATGATTTATTTTGATGTCACTGTGTTGCCGTTTTATCCATTAAGCGACTGTGGCCTGAAGATTGCTACACATCTTTATAATAAAAATCCGCGTGGTGTTGTGTTTGGTAAGATTCTGAATGAGGATCAGAAGAAAGCGCTTACGTGGGATGTTGAGCGTGGCGCACCCAATCAGATGATAGAGCAGCCTTGGCAGACTTGTAACTGTATAGGTGATTGGCATTATAATACTGGTACATATCGTCGGGGCTACCGTACTGCGACTAATATTGTCAAGCAACTTGTTGATATCGTATCTAAGAATGGCAACCTGTTACTCAATATCCCTTTGCGTGCAGATGGAACTTATGATGAGAAAGCTGCAGCTTTCCTAGATGAACTGGAGGCTTGGATGAGTGTTAACGGCGAGAGTATCTTTGGTACACGTCCGTGGGTGAAGTTTGGCGAAGGACCTGTAGCCGAGAAAGATATCAAAATTAATTCGCAAGGCTTTAACGAGGGGCAATATAACGGAATGGACTATCGTGACATCCGTTTTAATCAGACAAAGAAATACCTCTATGTCACAGCTATGGGATGGCCTCAAGATGGAAAGCTGATTGTTAAGTCGTTGGCAAAGAAAAATCCCAACTTCAAGAAGAGCATAAACAACGTCTATCTGTTGGGATTTGGAAAGTTGAAGGCTCGGCAGACTGCAGAAGGCTTGGAAATACAGTTGCCTGAGCCTTGCAATAAGATTGCACCAGTATTAAGAATCGCGAAATAA
- the fucP gene encoding L-fucose:H+ symporter permease: MKHNKVALGLIFCLFFLWAISSNLLPTMIRQLMKTCELNTFEASFTESAYWLAYFICPIPIAMFMRRYSYRVGIITGLLIAAMGGLLFFPAAMVKSYGVYLCIFFIIATGMCFLETAANPYVTVLGDANTAPRRLNLAQSFNGLGAFISAMFLSKLVLSGNDFTRDTLPADYVGGWEAYIQTETDSMKLPYLLLASALILVALILVWVKLPKVGDEEQEAKGILIDFSALKRPHLRWGVIAQFFYNGGQTAVNSLFLVYCCTYAGIDEETATTFFGLYMLAFLVGRWVGTLLMGRFKPEQMLAVYALMNVALCVIIMIFGGYVGLYAMLAVSFFMSIIYPTQFSLALDGLGEQTKSGSAFLVMAIVGNACVPQFTAYIMHQNAHIYQIAYIVPLVCFIVCAFYGIIYRKLNPTK; the protein is encoded by the coding sequence ATGAAACACAACAAAGTAGCCCTTGGCTTGATTTTCTGCCTGTTCTTTTTGTGGGCAATTAGTAGTAATTTGCTGCCTACGATGATTCGTCAACTGATGAAAACATGTGAGTTGAACACGTTTGAGGCTTCGTTTACGGAGAGTGCGTATTGGTTAGCATATTTCATTTGTCCGATACCTATCGCTATGTTCATGCGTCGCTATAGCTATAGAGTGGGCATCATCACGGGTCTGCTTATCGCCGCTATGGGTGGTCTGCTGTTCTTCCCTGCAGCAATGGTGAAGAGCTACGGCGTCTATCTCTGCATATTCTTTATCATTGCCACGGGTATGTGTTTCCTTGAGACGGCGGCCAATCCTTATGTCACTGTACTTGGAGATGCCAATACAGCACCTCGTCGCCTGAATCTGGCACAGTCGTTCAATGGACTGGGTGCTTTCATCTCGGCGATGTTTCTCAGTAAACTGGTGCTCAGTGGCAATGATTTCACCCGCGATACCCTTCCTGCTGACTATGTGGGCGGATGGGAGGCCTATATCCAAACCGAGACCGACTCGATGAAACTGCCTTACCTGTTGCTGGCATCGGCGCTGATTCTTGTTGCCCTAATCCTTGTATGGGTGAAATTGCCGAAGGTTGGCGATGAAGAACAGGAAGCCAAGGGTATACTGATCGATTTCTCAGCCTTAAAGAGACCACATTTGCGCTGGGGTGTCATTGCACAATTTTTCTATAATGGAGGTCAGACGGCAGTAAACAGTCTTTTCCTTGTCTATTGTTGTACTTATGCAGGTATTGATGAAGAGACGGCTACCACATTCTTTGGCCTTTATATGCTTGCTTTCCTAGTAGGTCGATGGGTAGGAACATTACTGATGGGGCGTTTCAAACCAGAACAAATGCTCGCTGTCTATGCATTGATGAACGTGGCATTATGTGTTATTATCATGATTTTTGGAGGTTATGTAGGACTTTATGCTATGTTGGCTGTTTCATTCTTCATGTCAATCATTTATCCGACACAGTTCTCATTGGCTCTTGATGGACTTGGTGAGCAGACTAAGTCGGGCTCCGCATTCTTGGTAATGGCTATTGTGGGTAATGCTTGCGTGCCTCAGTTTACAGCTTATATCATGCATCAGAACGCACATATCTATCAAATAGCTTACATCGTTCCGTTAGTGTGCTTCATTGTTTGTGCTTTCTACGGAATAATATATAGAAAACTAAATCCAACAAAATAA
- a CDS encoding D-2-hydroxyacid dehydrogenase, whose product MKIVILDGYAANPGDLSWKGLEELGTVIVHDRTKPSETVKRASDAEIILTNKVIINKDIISELPQLKYIGVLATGYNVVDIEAAHEYGITVTNVPAYSTESVAQMVFAHLLTVTNHTEYYAIQNRNSRWSNNPDFCYWDFPHMELAGKVFGIVGLGNIGLRVAQIALAFGMEVKAFTSKPADALPTGITKVTLEDLLKQSDILSLHCPLTNSTRHLINADTLPLMKPTAILINTGRGPLIDDQAVADALASGQLAAFCADVLTEEPPKVDNPLLKQPNAFITPHIAWASTEARERLLRIATDNVRAFLNGKAQNIV is encoded by the coding sequence ATGAAGATTGTAATACTCGATGGCTACGCAGCTAATCCTGGCGACTTATCATGGAAAGGACTAGAAGAACTTGGCACAGTAATTGTGCATGATCGCACTAAGCCTAGTGAGACCGTGAAAAGAGCTAGTGATGCAGAGATTATTCTGACAAATAAAGTTATCATCAACAAGGACATCATTTCAGAACTGCCACAGTTAAAATATATAGGCGTTTTAGCCACAGGCTATAATGTTGTGGATATTGAAGCAGCACATGAGTACGGTATTACAGTAACAAATGTTCCAGCATATAGTACGGAGAGTGTTGCACAAATGGTCTTTGCGCATTTACTAACTGTAACCAACCATACAGAGTATTATGCTATACAAAATCGTAATAGTCGCTGGAGTAATAATCCCGACTTTTGCTATTGGGACTTCCCACACATGGAACTTGCAGGTAAAGTTTTTGGCATTGTAGGCCTAGGAAACATTGGTCTTCGCGTTGCTCAAATAGCACTCGCATTCGGAATGGAAGTCAAAGCATTCACAAGTAAACCTGCAGACGCTCTGCCCACAGGCATTACGAAAGTAACTTTGGAAGATTTATTGAAGCAATCAGATATTCTTTCATTGCACTGCCCACTAACGAATAGCACACGCCATTTAATTAACGCAGATACTCTGCCACTAATGAAGCCTACCGCCATTCTTATCAATACAGGACGTGGTCCACTGATTGATGATCAGGCTGTAGCCGATGCCCTTGCATCAGGACAACTGGCAGCTTTCTGTGCAGACGTACTGACAGAGGAACCGCCAAAGGTAGATAATCCATTACTTAAACAACCCAACGCATTTATAACTCCCCATATTGCCTGGGCTTCAACGGAAGCTCGCGAGCGGTTGCTACGGATTGCCACAGACAATGTCAGAGCATTTTTGAACGGCAAAGCACAAAACATCGTATAA
- a CDS encoding SDR family oxidoreductase, whose protein sequence is MNKIVLITGATSGIGLASARKFAENGDKLILTGRNAERLTEIKDELENKGTQVLTLVFDVRDCTAAKTCIDNLPVEWQNIDVLVNNAGLALGLEPEYDGVLEDWNTMIDTNIKGLLTMTRLVVPGMVKRNQGHIINVGSVAGDAAYAGGNVYCATKAAVKALSDGLRIDVANTAIRVTNLKPGLVETNFSNIRFHGDTERAANVYKGIKPLTGDDIADVAVYAANAPEHVQIAEVLILATHQASGSVIVRK, encoded by the coding sequence ATGAATAAAATTGTTTTAATTACAGGTGCAACCAGTGGTATTGGACTGGCTTCTGCAAGAAAGTTTGCGGAAAATGGTGACAAATTAATCCTAACTGGCAGAAATGCTGAGCGACTTACAGAGATTAAAGATGAATTGGAAAACAAAGGCACGCAAGTATTAACACTGGTGTTTGACGTGAGGGACTGCACGGCCGCAAAGACATGTATCGACAATCTGCCCGTAGAATGGCAAAACATAGACGTATTGGTAAACAACGCAGGACTGGCTCTTGGTTTGGAGCCAGAATATGATGGTGTTCTTGAGGATTGGAATACGATGATTGACACCAACATCAAGGGTTTACTAACAATGACACGTCTTGTAGTGCCAGGAATGGTTAAGCGCAACCAAGGTCATATCATCAATGTGGGTTCAGTAGCAGGCGATGCTGCATATGCCGGAGGTAATGTTTATTGTGCTACTAAGGCTGCTGTCAAGGCTCTCTCTGATGGTTTACGCATAGATGTAGCAAACACAGCCATTCGCGTTACAAACCTGAAGCCAGGTTTGGTAGAAACAAACTTCAGCAACATCCGATTCCACGGTGATACAGAGCGCGCTGCTAATGTATATAAAGGAATTAAGCCTCTGACAGGTGATGATATTGCTGACGTAGCAGTTTATGCAGCAAATGCGCCTGAGCACGTACAGATTGCTGAAGTATTGATACTTGCTACGCATCAAGCCAGTGGCAGTGTAATAGTAAGGAAATAA